Proteins from a genomic interval of Nostoc sp. TCL240-02:
- a CDS encoding IS1634 family transposase, with amino-acid sequence MTPSVSEIRVQDIDHCGIVAGIIDQMCLVEQINQILGTHYQEIVSSGQAVKAMILNGLGLVSAPLYLFEKFFVGKATEHLLGEGISPEHLNDDRLGRVLDKLYEAGLTQVFVTVALAAAKKFGVEKDSLHLDSSSFHVHGEYTNNSTEGSGKPGEITITKGYSRDHRPDLKQFIVDLMCSGDGDIPLYLNLRVADGNEADSAVFAQILKEFRHQWEIDALFVADAALYTEGNLKQMDSLRWLSRVPATLTTAQLLLEKMSQEAFVDSIVTGYRIAECCCDYGGVKQRWLVVESEARAAADLKQLEKRLTKHLQQAQSQLRQLSQQEFACAADAIQASGRFEAQQRFHELAELEIIEHKRHAKSGRPRKDAQPQQCYYQIRATVVPNELAIATEKQRAGRFILATNVLDAQQLSNDDLLKQYKAQQSTERGFRFLKDPLFFTSSVFLNSKERVAALAMVMGLCLLVYTLGQRALRQALAQAKQTINNQLGKPTASPTMRWVFQCFMSIHLVTIAGFQHITNLTDERRWILQFLGAPCRKYYLLT; translated from the coding sequence ATGACACCATCAGTATCAGAAATAAGAGTACAAGATATTGACCACTGTGGGATAGTGGCAGGGATTATTGATCAAATGTGTTTGGTAGAGCAAATCAACCAAATACTGGGAACACATTACCAAGAAATAGTCAGTTCAGGTCAAGCAGTCAAAGCAATGATTCTCAATGGCTTGGGTTTAGTAAGTGCGCCACTATACCTATTTGAGAAGTTCTTTGTAGGCAAAGCCACAGAGCATTTACTAGGGGAAGGTATAAGTCCAGAACACTTGAATGATGACCGCTTGGGCAGAGTCTTGGACAAACTGTATGAAGCGGGATTAACACAAGTATTTGTGACAGTAGCACTGGCAGCAGCCAAGAAGTTTGGGGTGGAAAAGGACAGTTTACACTTGGATTCAAGTTCGTTTCATGTGCATGGAGAATATACCAACAACTCAACAGAAGGTTCAGGCAAGCCAGGAGAGATAACAATCACAAAAGGATACTCAAGAGATCATCGACCAGACCTGAAACAGTTTATTGTAGACCTGATGTGCAGTGGAGACGGGGATATTCCTCTATATCTAAATCTAAGAGTGGCAGATGGGAATGAAGCCGACTCAGCCGTGTTTGCTCAAATCTTGAAAGAATTTCGTCACCAATGGGAAATAGATGCTTTGTTTGTAGCGGATGCAGCACTCTACACCGAAGGCAATCTTAAACAAATGGATTCTTTGCGATGGCTATCACGAGTTCCAGCCACACTGACTACTGCCCAATTACTCTTGGAGAAAATGAGTCAGGAAGCTTTTGTGGATAGCATAGTCACAGGCTACCGAATAGCAGAGTGTTGCTGCGATTATGGTGGAGTCAAACAGCGTTGGCTAGTGGTGGAAAGTGAAGCTCGTGCCGCAGCAGATTTAAAGCAACTGGAAAAACGTCTGACTAAGCACCTCCAACAAGCACAATCTCAACTGCGACAGTTGTCACAACAAGAATTTGCTTGTGCCGCAGACGCGATACAGGCTTCAGGGCGTTTTGAGGCTCAGCAACGCTTTCATGAACTTGCTGAACTAGAAATTATCGAACACAAACGCCATGCCAAATCAGGCAGACCACGTAAAGATGCTCAACCACAACAGTGTTACTATCAAATTCGTGCGACTGTTGTACCTAACGAGCTAGCAATTGCCACTGAAAAACAACGAGCCGGGCGTTTTATTTTGGCTACCAATGTTCTTGATGCTCAACAATTGAGCAATGATGACTTACTCAAGCAGTACAAAGCCCAGCAATCTACTGAGCGTGGTTTTCGTTTTCTCAAAGACCCTTTATTTTTTACCAGCAGTGTTTTTCTCAACTCGAAAGAACGTGTTGCTGCTTTAGCAATGGTCATGGGTCTATGCTTGTTAGTTTACACTTTGGGACAACGGGCGTTACGCCAAGCTCTAGCTCAAGCAAAACAAACCATCAACAATCAATTGGGTAAACCAACTGCCTCTCCTACGATGCGGTGGGTGTTTCAATGTTTCATGTCGATTCATCTGGTAACGATCGCTGGCTTTCAACACATTACCAATCTTACTGACGAACGACGATGGATTCTCCAATTTCTTGGTGCGCCTTGCCGAAAATATTATCTTCTCACCTGA
- a CDS encoding transposase, translating to MDNASIHQEAFLRPILELAGATLHFLSSYSPDFSPIENCWSKVKEFIRSIAPRTYHDLAQAINRAFQPTFRRYIR from the coding sequence ATGGACAATGCTTCCATTCATCAAGAAGCTTTTTTACGCCCTATTCTAGAACTTGCAGGAGCTACTCTACACTTTCTCTCTTCTTATTCCCCTGACTTCTCCCCTATAGAAAACTGTTGGTCGAAGGTGAAAGAGTTTATTCGCTCTATCGCTCCTCGCACCTATCATGATTTAGCTCAAGCCATTAATAGGGCTTTTCAACCCACATTCCGCAGGTATATCAGGTGA
- a CDS encoding transposase: MTMLSVEDLVFVDEAGVNLGMTRRFGRALSGQRAYGTRPQQRGRNVSVIGTIALRGVVASIAIVGATDGLTFEAFIAQRLVPNL; this comes from the coding sequence ATGACCATGTTATCTGTGGAGGATTTGGTATTCGTAGATGAAGCAGGAGTGAATTTAGGAATGACTCGCCGATTCGGACGCGCCCTATCAGGACAAAGAGCTTATGGGACTCGTCCTCAACAACGAGGTCGGAATGTTAGCGTCATCGGTACAATCGCATTGCGGGGTGTTGTTGCTTCTATTGCTATTGTGGGGGCAACAGATGGTTTAACTTTTGAGGCATTTATTGCCCAGCGACTAGTACCTAACCTCTAG